A stretch of DNA from Dehalobacterium formicoaceticum:
TTGATCCCTGTTATTTTCGCAATTTCCCGGCGCGATTTCCCTTCATGAATATGCATCATTAAAATTTGTTGCTTGATGTTCATTGTGATCATCTCTCCCAGCCCCTACCTGTTGAATTTCCTCTCAAGTAGGTTAATCTATTGTGGCCGGTTTTTCAATGACTACGGTGGCCTACTATTAGATTACCATAGACATGTGTAATAGTTAATCCATCCCTGTATCTGTTTATTGAACATATTTGCTATGTCCCTCAAGTCTTTATCCGGCTTTAACTGCAACTTCCAACCACGGACTTTCTTTCGTATAGCTTTCTTTGCCTTTTCTCCCATTGCTGGTAGCTCTATAGCCCCCTAATGGATTTGGACAAACCTCTTGTATATGTTAAGATAATAAATAGGGGGGTTAAACACCGATGACAAAAAAACAATATACTGAAGAATTCAAAGAACAACTAATCAAAGAATGCCAGGAAGTTCAGAATATAGCTCTAGTAGCTCGAAGGCATGGAATTTCACCTAACACCATTCATACTTGGATACGAAAGCTTAAGAAGAATGGCTCCGTCAATTCATTACCAAAAAATGAAGCCAAGCGCATTTTTGAAATAGAACAGAGACTTAAAAGCATTAGCAACGAAAATAACTCATTGAAAAAACTATTAGGCGAAAAAGAACTCGAATTAGCCGTTCTAAGGGATTTGAGGGATAAACTAAACCCTCTGTAACCGACAGAGTTGAAATAGCTAAAAAGTGGATCAGTAAAGGATATAAAGCCTCCCTTATACTGGACTTTGTCGGGTTACCCTCATCCACCTATTACGAGAATATCTCAAGAGAAAGTAGAGTACCGGAAACGATAGAATCTGATTCATCCTCCAAATCCATAAAAAACAAAGGAGGAAGGCCCATTCCTGGCTATTCCCTTACCAATAAGGGTGAAAAGATATCAGACGAACAAATCAAAGAATGGTTAAACGAACTCGTATGCGGCGACGGTTTTCCTTATGGCTACCATAAACTTACAATTTGCCTTAGAGAAGATTATAACCTGTTAATAAACCGTAAAAAGGTCTATCGCCTCTGTAAAGAACTAGATATTCTCCGCCCCCAAAGAAAGATTCGCAATAAACATCCCAAGCGTTTAGCAAAACAAGCTGAAATAAACAAACCAAATCAACTTTGGCAAATGGATTTAAAATATGGCTATATAACGGGAACAGATTCATTCTTCTTTCAATTATCCCTAATAGATGTCTATGACCGCTCTGTAATTGACTATCATTTAGGATTATCCTGCAAAGCAAAAGATGCAGCAAGAATACTGAAAAATTCCTTAATTAAAAGGGGTCTGGGTAAAGGAATGAACTTGCCCATAATAAGAACTGACAACGGCCCACAATTTACCTCTAACCTCTTTAAAGAGGCTGTAGAGAAGATAGGCATAACCCATGAAAGAATTCCTGTAAGAACACCAAATATGATTGCCCATATAGAATCATTCCACTCAATTTTAGAAAGCGAGTGCTATAGTCGAAACGAATTTAACAGCTTTATGGAAGTTTATTCTATAGTATCCGAATACATGAAGTACTATAACGAACGCAGAAGACATGGCAGCATTAAATATATGGCTCCTAATGAGTTTTACAAGGCATTTATGAATGATAACATAAAGATCGAATCCTTCAGTGCATGATTGCCTTCAGTAGCTAAATTGCGGTGGAACAAGGATATAAACAACACTAAGGTTTGGCTATGCGGACCATTGACATGGAGAGATGGTCATGGTAACCTGGCCCGCCGGTATGCCCTCAATAGGCATGCCCCTGGGGCATCAATCCATGACCATAGAGGCTCCGTGTCAATGGCAAACCGCGCAAGTTTGCGAAAAAGTCTGATTGCAAAACAAATACAAGGATATTGTCCTGAATTGAGGGGTTAAGCCGGTGTTGCAACCTTGCCCAGCCTACGTTTGCCTTATGTGATTTCTGTTCGTCAGACCAGAAGTTTGCCTCCGGCTTCCTTCAGATTCCCCCTCACAGTGGACACCCTTGCCTTTAGCTATGTGCTTGGTACTATCAACCCGCACTCGGGACTTTCACCCGTTAGACTACGCCCATGCCGGGCACACTACAAAAAAGAGACTGTTTTCATCTTGAAAAACAGTCTCTTTTTCCTTACTTCTTCTTTTCTGATAGAGTCACTATCATTGTGATTATTTTACCAGGAGTACCGGTTTTTTTGTTTTTGTCAGCACTTTTTGACTAACACTTCCCATCAGTGAAGCGGCGATAGGGCTATAGCCCCTCATTCCCATAACAATCAGATCAATGTCTTGGTCGACAATTTCATTTAAAATTTCTTGTGCCGCATGACCTGGTTTCTTTTTTGTAACCAATTGAACTCCTTCTAAATCTATATCCTTCATGGTTGTGGCCAAGACAGCTTCACTGTTCACATACTGATCCTGAACAACAGCAGCATCCTTGGAAAGTACATAACCCAAAGCCTCCGGAGTCGCTGCCACATGAAGCAAGATCACTTCCGCCTGGAGCTGACGGCCCAAATCAATTGCCATAAGCAAGGCCCGTTGAGAATATTCAGATCCATCCGTAGGGACAAGGATTTTTTTTAACATATTCACACCCCATTTTAATTTTTCCTGACAAAAATTGAAGGATTCAAACACCAGCTAGGCCATGCATTTGCAGTTAATCGGACGGAGTAAAGGAAGCTCCACCTGAACAATGAACTTGTTTCAAAACCAGTACCGGGGGTAATTGCGATTTGGTGAAAGATTATTGATAAAAACAGCAATGATGACCATAATCACAGCACCCAATAATATTGGTGTCAGGATGTACATGGGGCCTGCTCCGCTTAAAATGGCAAACAGTGCCGTAGCCCCCCAGGGGGATGGGTGGTTTTCGTTAATAACATCGTCAATAAAGCAATTGAGGTTCCCAAAGCAACAGACCACCAGGTAAGGCCGCACAACTGGTAGGTAAGAACGCCAATGATCGCTGAAAGAGTATGCCCGAAAATTACGTTTCGGGGTTGAGATAATGGTCCATCCGGGGACCCGTAGATTAATACTGCGGTAGCACCTAATGGGGCAACTAACATCGGGGCCTGATAAATATATGTTAATATCCCCAGGAAAGAAAGAGCCAAGAAAGAGCCCACAAAGGCAATGATAATATCGATCGGTACCGGTGTCACAAAGGGAGTATCCCTCTTAAATCCCTTAAATTTTGCAAAATATTTTAATACCTTGCCTTGTTCTTTATTTTTAGCTGCAGCAGTTTCTAACACTATAAGATCTCCTTAACAGTACATTCAACGATATTTACATCCAGTTACATCTATACATTTATGTATGATTTCGTCAATAATCTTAAAAATCCTTTTCATAATCAGCGTTCAACGCTTTAATTTTTTCCCGGGGGAATTTTGAGAAGCGTGGTATCAGTGACCATCAGTTATCGAAGTTATCGGGCAAATATTCTATGTCCATAATAGTATTAGTATTGAAAAGGTGTGCAATAAAGAGTAGACATTATGACGGAAATAGATAAAATATATTAAGGAAGAGTTATTTGTGCTTTATTTGCAGAGAAATTCAAGGAGGACATGGGTCGTGCAACAAAAAAATTGGATGCGTAAACTTTTTAGAACCCGTTTCTTGGTGGCTTTTTTCATTTTGCTGCAGTTGATTGTGATCACCGTCATGATTACCGGGTCAGTGGAACGCTATGCAATAATCTATCCTATTTTAACCCTGGTCAGCGTTATAGTTGTTTTGCACATCATGAACAAAAAAAGCAAACCTGCTTATAAGCTATTGTGGGTGATTCAAATTGCCCTTTTCCCCATCTTTGGCAGTCTGTTCTACCTTTTGTCTCAGTTCCAGTCCTCCAATAGAAAATTGAAAAACCTGTTAGCGGACGTAGAACAAGGCATCAATCCATTGTTCATCCAAGATGAAGAAACTCTTAAGAGAATTCATACTGTAAGTAAGGATCATCTCCCTCAGATTAATTATTTGCAAGGTTTTGTCGGGTTTCCCGTTTATCAAAATACCCAGGCTGAATATCTTCCCACAGGGGAAGAAACTCACGCACGCATGCTGGAAGAGCTGGACAAAGCAGAAAAATTCATCTTTATGGAATATTTTATTATTAAAGAAGGCGTGATGTGGAACTCCATTTTGGATATTTTGCAGAAGAAGGTCCAGCAAGGCGTTGAAGTACGGGTCATGTATGACGACATGGGCTGTTTTCTTAAATTGCCAATTGATTTTCATAAGGTTCTGGAAGGAATGGGCATTCAATGCGTGGTCTTCAACCCCTTCCGGCCTGTTCTATCCACTTTGCAAAATAACCGGGACCATCGAAAGATTACTGTGATTGATGGAAAAACTGCTTTTACCGGAGGAATTAACCTTGCCGATGAATATATCAACGAAATTGATCTCCACGGCCATTGGAAGGACAACGGGATTATGGTGCAAGGGGCTGCCGTTTGGAGCTTTACCCTGATGTTTCTTCATATGTGGAACCTCAGCAAAGAAACTACAGAAGACTATACGAAATATCGTGCCGATGGCATGATGTCTATGGATAGTAAATCAGACGGTTTTTTCCTGCCTTATGGAGATTCTCCTTTGGATACGGAAAATGTAGGAGAGCACATTTATCTGCAAATGATTAATAATGCCAAGAGGTATCTCTATATCTGCACACCTTATTTGATTGTCGATGATGACATGATCTCCGCATTATCTTTAGCAGCTAAAAGCGGCGTAGATGTACGCATCATTACACCCCATCGCCATGATCGCTGGTTTGTCCATCACACTACCCGCTCATATTACCGGGAACTGATCAGCTCCGGTGTTCGCATTTACGAATACACTGATGGGTTTATTCATTCAAAAACCTTTATCTCAGATGATAGTACCGCTACGGTAGGCACGATTAATCTTGATTTCAGGAGTCTTTACCTCCATTTTGAATGTGGTCTATGGATTCATAAAAGTGGAGTGCTGAAGGATATCTTAAAGGATTTTCTTGATACCTTGGAAAGCTGCCATGAAGTCACTAGGGAGGAATGTGACTTCAACATAGCGTTGCGTCTTATGCAAGACGTCTTTAGAATCTTTGCCCCCCTGATGTAACCATATGATCCTGAGTGAACTCGTTCAGCTAAAGCTGAACATCGGGGCTTCAGATGGGGAATCTACCCCACCTGAAGTAAAATAAGAACTCCCACTTATAGAAGTGGGAGTCTTGGAATTTGATCAATAGAGCAAACTTATTTATCTGCATGGATCAGCTGCAACAATTCTTCTTCATTAAGAAGGGGAATATTTAAGGCCAATGCCTTATCATATTTGGAACCGGGATCTTCTCCCACTACCACATAGTCTGTATTCTTGCTTACACTGCCGGAGACCTTGCCGCCCCTTTCCTCAATCAGATTCTGGGCGTCCTTTCGGGACAAGGTAGGTAAAGTTCCGGTGATAACGAAGGTTTTCTCGGTGAGGTTTCCTTTTGGGGACATTTTTTCAGCGGTCATATTTACCCCCGCTTCTTTTAACTTTTCCAGGATGCGCAGATTCTGTTCCTGTCGAAAATACATGGTAATGCTTTGGGCAATCTTGGCGCCGATTTCCGGAATTTTTATTAAGGTTTCTTCTGATGCAGCACCTAAATCCTCCAGAGAACTAAAGTGCTGGGCCAGGATTTTTCCCGTTCGTGTGCCCACAAAACGAATGCCCAGGGCAAAGATCAATTGGGCCAGGGTATTATTCTTGCTCTTTTCCAAAGCAGTTAAAAGGTTACGGGCAGATTTTTCCCCTAAGCGATCTAATTTTTCCAATTGCTCCTGAGACAGATAATAAAGATCGGCCGCGTCATGCACCAAACCCGATGCTAACAACTGGGCCAGAACCTTCGGCCCCATACCGTCAATATCCATGGCATCCCGGGAAACAAAATGAATTAAGGTTTCCCGAAGCTGTGCGGGACAAGCTCCTCCCGTACACCGGGAGGCGACTTCATCGTCTAAGCGCACCACCTGGGAACCGCATTCCGGGCATTTTTCCGGCATGACAAAGGGTGTTTCTGCTCCGGTCCGTTTATCTTTCACCACCTGGATTACCTCAGGAATAATATCCCCCGCCTTATGTATAACCACATTATCACCGATCATAATATCTTTTTCTTTGATATTATCTTCATTGTGCAGGGTGGCACGGCTGACGGTGCTGCCGGCCAAACGCACCGGTTTTAAGAGTGCGGTAGGCGTTAGGACGCCGGTACGCCCCACCCGGATGATAATATCCTGCACCTGAGTTTCTGCTTCCTCCGCCGGAAATTTATAGGCGATCGCCCAGCGGGGCGCTTTGGAGGTTGCCCCCAGTGCCCGGCGCTGCTCCAGATCATTTACCTTAACCACCATGCCGTCAATTTCATAAGGTAACCGGTGGCGCTTTTCCGTCCACTGCTCAATGTAATCAATCACCTCTTGCATGCTGCCGGATAAATATCTTTCCTTATTCACCAAGAAACCCTGCTCCGCCAGATAATCTAGGGCTTGGCTATGACTATTTATTTCTTTCCCTTCCACATGGATCAGATCATAAACAAAAACCTGCAGCTGACGGGAGGCAGCAATTTGAGGACTTAATTGGCGCAACGAGCCGGCAGCGGCATTGCGGGGATTGGCAAAAACGGCTTCCCCCCCTTCATCCCGCTCCTCATTTAACCTTAGGAAAGCTTTTTTGGGCATAAAAGCTTCTCCCCGCACCATTAAGGAAGGGACCGGCTCCGATAAACTTAATGGGACGGTGACAATGGTTTTCAAGTTTTGGGTAATATCTTCCCCTGTGGTCCCATCCCCCCTGGTAGCTCCCGTGACCAAAAAACCGTCCTCATAACGCAGAGCTACGGTAAGGCCGTCAATCTTCAGTTCCACCACGTATTCCACCTGGTCACCCACTGCTTGCACCACTCGTTGGTGAAAAACTTTCAAATCAGCTGCGCTAAAAGCATTGCCCAAAGAAAGCAGGGGTTCAGGATGGTGCACCGTCTGAAACCCGGTTAATGGCTTGCCTCCCACTCTTTGCGTAGGAGAGTCGGGAGCAGCCAGTTGAGGATATTCACTTTCCAATCTCATTAACTCTTTCAGCAGCCGATCATAGGCTGCATCAGAGATTTCAGGCCGATCCAATTCGTAATAGGCCTGATTATGATATTGAATCTCTTTTTTCAGTTGATCTGCTCTGGCACTTGCCGTCGAAAAATCCATTCCAGACACCTCTTATTTTTAATCAGGTGATGCTAAATCTTTTTTATCGGAGCATATTTAATCATAAAACCCTTAATCCCCTGTTCCGGAAAAGCAACGCTGATTTCCATATCTTCCCCGGATCCGCTGGTTTTTACTATCACACCCACGCCAAATTTGGCATGCTGCACCTTATCCCCCAAATTCATCAAACTCTCAGCCTTGCCGGGAGCAGATAAAATAGCTTTTTGGTTTCCGGAGGTAGGACGATCCCCGGTACCACGGTCCCCGGTACCGTCATCCATCAGTTCCACGGGGATTTCTTTAAGAAAGCGTGACTCACCATTATACTGACTTTTTCCCCAAAGCATGCGGTGATAGGAACGGCTGATATATAATCTTTCCTTAGCTCGGGTCATCCCTACATAACATAGACGCCGTTCTTCCTCCATCTCCTCTTCATCCAACATGGCTCGGCCATGAGGGAAAACTCCTTCCTCCAGTCCCACCAAAAAAACCACGGGAAACTCCAGCCCCTTGGCCGTATGCAGCGTCATCATGGTCACGGCGGCGTCTTCCTCCCGCAAAGAATCCAAATCTGTGGACAAGGATATTTGTGCTAAAAAATTCTCTAAAGTAGGTTCTTCCGCTGTTTGGTCAAATTCAGCTGTTACAGAAAGAAATTCCTGTAAATTCTCCAGACGGCTCTCTCCTTCCGGAGATTTATCTTCCTTTAAAGCATTAATATAGCCGGTGCGCTGCCATAATTCCTCTGCTAATGGGGTTAAAAACAAGTGGTTTTTCTTCTCCATCAAAGTTTTCATGAAATCATAAAACCCTTGCAAGGCATGGATGGCGCGGGCGGATAAACCTGGAATCTCTATTAATTCTCCTAAGGCAGCGAAGGCAGTGATCCCTTTCATGGCGGCATAGCTTTCTACCTTTTCCCAGCTGGCTAATCCAATCCCCCTTTTCGGTTCATTAATAATCCGGGCCAGACTCACCCCATCGTCAGGATTAGAAAGCACCTTCAAATAAGCCATGGTATCCTTAATTTCTTTCCGATCATAAAACTTAATCCCTCCATAAATCCGGTAAGGGATTTTGTACTTGATAAAAGCATCTTCCAAGGCACGAGACTGGGCATGGGTGCGGTACAGAACCACACAGTCCTGATAGCTGATGCCCTCCTGTACATGCAGACCATAGGCTGTTTCGGCCACAAAAGCCCCCTCGGCCCTTTCATCCTCCGTCACCCGGTAAACAATTTTGGCCCCTGCCCCCTGGTCCGTCCAAAGGTTTTTTTCTTTTCGCTCCATATTATGGCAAATAACGGCATTAGCAGCATTAAGAATGTTTTGCGTAGAACGGTAATTTTGTTCCAGACGAATAACCTGAGCATTTTGGTAATCTTGTTCAAAATCCAGAATGTTTTGAATATCCGCTCCCCGCCAACGGTAGATGGATTGATCGGGATCACCTACGACACACAGATTTTCGTGACCTTCCGCCAGCATCTGAATCAGACGATACTGACTGTGGTTGGTGTCTTGATATTCATCCACCAGAATGTAGCAGAACTTATGCCGGTAGTATCTAAGAACCTCCGGTTTCTTGCTGAAAAGCTCCACTGTTTTCATAATGAGATCATCAAAATCCAAAGCATTGTTTTCCGTGAGCTTCCTCTGATACAGTTTATATACATCCGCCGCCTTAGTTTCAAAAAAATCTCCTGCCATCTGGCCGAATTTTTCCGGGTTCCAGCATTTATTTTTTGCGTTGCTGATAGCTGCTGCCATACCCCGAGGTGTGAATTTCTTTTCATCAATATTTAATTCTTTTAAGCATTTTTTAATTAAGAGCTGCTGATCACTATCATCATAGATCACAAAATTGCGATGAAATCCTAAATGGTGGATGTCCTGACGCAAGATGCGGACGCAAGTGGCATGAAAGGTACCAATCCACATACGCCGGCTGCTGTTTCCCACCAATTTTTCAATGCGCTCCCGCATTTCCCGGGCAGCTTTATTCGTAAACGTAATTGCCAGTATTTGAGCAGGATCGACACCTTTTTCTTCAATTAAGTACGCCACGCGATGAACTAAAACTCTTGTTTTCCCCGACCCTGCACCGGCCATAATCAACAAAGGGCCTTCTGTACATCTAACGGCTTCCTGCTGTTGGGGATTCAGTGATGTTAACAAATCCATAGTATCCTCCTCAGAATCTATCTCCAGGTAACTTAAAAAACCAGCCCTTTGAGGCCGGCTTCTTATGATTCTACCTAATCCAAGCAACGACATTAGTTACCGTAAGCTTTTGCAATCCTGCAATTTGATTTAAAAAACCTACCTTGTCTATTCTTACCTTCTGCCTTCCAACTCCTGAGCAATTTCATCCAACTCTATTCCATGATAGGCAAAAAGCACCAGTAGATGGTATAGCAGGTCGGCACTTTCGTAAATCACCTCGGCCTGATCATCATTCTTTGAACCGATAATAACTTCAGCCGTTTCTTCCCCCACCTTTTTTAAAATCTTGTCCTGTCCCTTTTCAAATAAATAAGTGGTATAAGATCCTTCCGGCCGCTCCTCTTTGCGCTCCAAAATCACCTGATAAACCTCTTTTAAAATCTTACCTAGTTTAGTATCACTCATGCTCATCCCTCCTGCTTCTATCTATTATAGCACCTTTTTTTGATCAGAAGCTTCTTTATGAAAAAAACTTTTCCTATTGTCTTTTAGGTTTTCCTGCCTCATTAAAGCCTGATAATCCTCCGGGGTGTTCACATTATAAAAAAGATGCTTCATATTGCCGGATGCACTTAATTCTTTTTCATTAATTTCTAAGACCTTCACTTCAGGATAAAAATGAAACGCCGCTACGGCATGATCAGATGCACGGAGATATTTTTCCATCACGGGAAGGCAATTCTTGGAATAGAGAGCACAAAGAGGTTCCCAGTAACCAAAGGGTTTCGGTACTACCACATCGTAGTCCGGCGCCCTTTCAGCAAGATAGGTCACCAATTTTCCTTGAAACAAAGGCATGTCAGAGGATACAACAAAAGCATATTCATTCATGGCAGCTGTCAGCCCGGCATGGACACCGGCTAAAGGGCCTTTACCGGGATAGATGTCCACCACTTCCGTGATCCCGGGAAATTGATATTTATTGCTGTGATTACTGGCGATAATGATTTCGTCTGTAACATCTTTTAATTCTTTGATCATATGCCCAATCAATGTCTCATTATTAAAAGTCATCAGGGTTTTGTCCTGCCCCATGCGCCGACTTTTACCTCCTGCAAGAATAACACCGCTTACCTTCATCATCCAACCCCCCATCAGAAAACTTGGCTTATGCCAAGCCGAACTATAATCTTTCTACCAGCTCAATGGGATCCCCATCTTTTACTTCCCCTGCCTGTAGAATTTTGATAAAAATCCCTTCTTTAGGCATCACACAATCACCGGCTTGATAGTAGATAGCACATTTATTATGGCATTCCTTACCAATTTGGGTGACTTCCCCGATAGCTTCTTTCCCCACCCGAATCTTGGTACCAACAGGCAGGGATACTAAATCGATCCCTTTCGTCGTCAGGTTTTCTGCAAAATCTCCCGGATTAACATCCAGACCTTGGGCACGCATTTTATCGATACTTTCAATGGCTAAAAGACTTACCTGGCGATGCCAGGGCCCTCCATGGGCATCTCCTTCCAGCCCAAAATCAACTAATAGACGGCCTATTGGTATTCTCTTTTTGCGCTCTCCTTTTTTTTCACTGGAGCACACAGCGACAATTTCCCCCATGAAAATCCTCCTAAAGATTTATTACGATTTATCAAGATTTATCTTTTCAAAATCATTTTTTATTTCTAAAAGTACGGATATATTTTTCAATTTCTGAGGCCACACCAACAGCATCATCAATCTGATAACAGGGTACCCCAATCTCCCAAGGAATATCACTGGCAATGGCCAATAGTTCCCCGGTCGGGCAGAGAAGCTTTTGATGAGCTTCAGATCGAAAAACTTCAATCTTCGGTTTTTTTCCTTGACTATATCCTTCGGTGATAATAATATCTACGGGTGAAATACGTTCAATGACTTCATCCAGGGTCAATTCCTGTTCCCGTTTTTCGATGATGGCCATCTTTTCAGGTGATGAAATCGCGACGATATCTGCCCCTGCTTGTCCGTGCCGCCAGGTATCTTTTCCCGGATGGTCAATCTCAAAACGGTGAGCGTCATGCTTGATGATCGCCAGTTTGATCCCTTTTAATTTTAATTCCCGAATTACCTTTTCCAGTAAGGTTGTTTTACCGGACTCCGATTTTCCCACAAAAGAAATTACCGGAATGCTTGTCATCAATTATCCCCCTATTTCATTCATATTTCTTGCCACCGGAATATAATCATGCTTCAGAATATGGTGTTGCACAGGTTTTCCATAGATGCCGTCCATCAGGAATTGCTCCAAATGGTCTTCATCGTAATCTCGGATATCCAATTCCACATCATCGTGCAGACAAGGCTTTAGCTTGCCGTCTGCCGTAATGCGCACCCGATTGCAATCGTGGCAAAAATGGTTGCTTAAAGGGCTGATAAGGCCTACCTTCCCTTTACTGTCAGGCAGTTTAAAAAGACGGGCGACACCGATCTTACCTTTAGTGGGCAGCGGAATTAACTGGGGCACACGATGCAATATTTCTTCCCCCGTCAAAAAATGACTTTTATCCCAATCGCTTGCTTCCCCCAAAGGCATGAGTTCAATGAAGCGAACCTCAAAGTTCTCATCCTTGGTCAAATTGACAAAATCAACAATTTCTTCATCATTGAAACCCCCGATCAGCACCACATTGATTTTTATCGGGGATAGCCCGGCTTTCTGAGCAGCTTCAATCCCTTTTAAAGCTTGGGTCAGATCACCGCCTCTGGTAATTTTATGATATTTCACCGGATCTAAAGTATCCAAACTGATATTCACTCGATTTAATCCCGCTTTTTTGAGATCAGCGGCATATTGCTCCAGCAGCAACCCGTTGGTGGTCATGGCTAAGTCCTCCAGCCCCTTGAATTTTAGCTTGGATATTCTAGAAACCAAATCAATAATGCCCCTGCGCACCAAAGGCTCCCCGCCGGTCAGCCTGATTTTCTTGATGCCAATATTCACCGCCGCCTGGGCAATCTTCTCAATGGTTTCAATGCGCATAATTTCATCATGGCGTTTTTTCTTTACACCCTGAGCCGGCATACAATATTGGCATTTCAGATTACATAAATCAGTCACAGATATCCTTAAATAATTGATTTCCCGACCATAGTTGTCAATCATTCTGGCTCCCCCCGTTTACCTATGCCACGAAGTCCA
This window harbors:
- the mobB gene encoding molybdopterin-guanine dinucleotide biosynthesis protein B; this translates as MTSIPVISFVGKSESGKTTLLEKVIRELKLKGIKLAIIKHDAHRFEIDHPGKDTWRHGQAGADIVAISSPEKMAIIEKREQELTLDEVIERISPVDIIITEGYSQGKKPKIEVFRSEAHQKLLCPTGELLAIASDIPWEIGVPCYQIDDAVGVASEIEKYIRTFRNKK
- the moaA gene encoding GTP 3',8-cyclase MoaA, with the translated sequence MIDNYGREINYLRISVTDLCNLKCQYCMPAQGVKKKRHDEIMRIETIEKIAQAAVNIGIKKIRLTGGEPLVRRGIIDLVSRISKLKFKGLEDLAMTTNGLLLEQYAADLKKAGLNRVNISLDTLDPVKYHKITRGGDLTQALKGIEAAQKAGLSPIKINVVLIGGFNDEEIVDFVNLTKDENFEVRFIELMPLGEASDWDKSHFLTGEEILHRVPQLIPLPTKGKIGVARLFKLPDSKGKVGLISPLSNHFCHDCNRVRITADGKLKPCLHDDVELDIRDYDEDHLEQFLMDGIYGKPVQHHILKHDYIPVARNMNEIGG